The proteins below come from a single Isoptericola dokdonensis DS-3 genomic window:
- a CDS encoding SDR family NAD(P)-dependent oxidoreductase: MTTELTLKNTVAEWLADPVGERLLTEMLAAAGATPKALTPARRLSLGKLVKLSRGKFPAEAAEALVTRAAELRAAGDTVPSSTAPSSTAPSSTAPSDTAQSTVGTTSAPEPAEWVEEISPGRFSGETVVVTGAASGIGRATASRVAREGGRVVAVDMTQAGLDELAADLAGALPEGAAVVPVVADITDSAAVARVVGAAGERVDALANVAGIMDRFAPVHSVDDATWEKVLAVNVTGTMKLLRAVVPGMLAAAEGRVVNVASEAGLRGSAAGAAYTASKHAVVGLTKNAAYMYTGTGVRVNAVAPGGVATGMQPRDVDEFGMGRVQAGMGIMADIAMPEQLAASITFLLSKDSTNVNGQILASDGGWSAA; the protein is encoded by the coding sequence ATGACCACCGAGCTCACCCTGAAGAACACCGTCGCCGAGTGGCTCGCCGACCCGGTCGGCGAGCGTCTGCTCACCGAGATGCTGGCCGCGGCCGGCGCCACCCCGAAGGCGCTCACGCCCGCCCGCCGCCTCTCCCTGGGCAAGCTCGTCAAGCTCTCCCGCGGCAAGTTCCCCGCCGAGGCCGCCGAGGCGCTCGTCACCCGCGCCGCCGAGCTCCGTGCCGCCGGCGACACCGTGCCGTCGAGCACCGCCCCGTCGAGCACCGCCCCGTCGAGCACCGCCCCGTCGGACACCGCACAGTCCACGGTCGGGACGACCTCCGCGCCCGAGCCCGCCGAGTGGGTCGAGGAGATCTCCCCGGGCCGTTTCTCCGGCGAGACGGTCGTCGTCACCGGCGCCGCCTCCGGCATCGGCCGCGCCACCGCGTCCCGCGTCGCCCGCGAGGGCGGCCGCGTCGTGGCCGTCGACATGACGCAGGCCGGGCTGGACGAGCTGGCCGCCGACCTCGCCGGCGCACTGCCCGAGGGCGCTGCGGTCGTGCCCGTCGTCGCCGACATCACCGACTCCGCCGCGGTGGCGCGCGTCGTCGGGGCCGCCGGCGAGCGCGTCGACGCCCTGGCGAACGTCGCGGGGATCATGGACCGCTTCGCTCCCGTGCACAGCGTCGACGACGCCACGTGGGAGAAGGTCCTCGCCGTCAACGTGACCGGCACGATGAAGCTCCTGCGCGCCGTCGTGCCCGGCATGCTGGCCGCGGCCGAGGGTCGGGTCGTCAACGTCGCGTCCGAGGCAGGCCTGCGCGGCTCGGCCGCGGGCGCCGCGTACACGGCGTCGAAGCACGCCGTCGTCGGACTCACCAAGAACGCGGCCTACATGTACACGGGCACCGGCGTGCGCGTGAACGCCGTCGCCCCGGGCGGCGTCGCCACCGGCATGCAGCCGCGCGACGTCGACGAGTTCGGGATGGGCCGCGTCCAGGCGGGCATGGGGATCATGGCCGACATCGCGATGCCCGAGCAGCTCGCCGCGTCGATCACGTTCCTGCTGTCGAAGGACTCGACGAACGTCAACGGACAGATCCTGGCTTCCGACGGCGGCTGGTCCGCCGCCTGA